The Syngnathus typhle isolate RoL2023-S1 ecotype Sweden linkage group LG3, RoL_Styp_1.0, whole genome shotgun sequence genome window below encodes:
- the LOC133151183 gene encoding ribosomal protein S6 kinase beta-2-like isoform X2, with amino-acid sequence MAGVFDIDLETEDLSESEDDVCDGTVTEPDNVQKEEVELTSESVNRDCERVGPDFFELLTVLGKGAYGKVFQVRKVRGAMSNKIFAMKVLRKAKIVCNAKDTAHTRAEREILETVRHSFIVDLFYAFQTGGKLYLILEYLSGGELFMQLEKEGIFMEDTACFYLGEIILALGHLHSNGIIYRDLKPENVMLNHQGHIKLTDFGLCKESIHYGSVTHTFCGTIEYMAPEILTRSGHNRAVDWWSLGALMYDMMTGSPPFTAENRKKTIDKILKCKLNLPPYLTIDAKDLIKKLLKKNPAQRLGSSKADCDDIKRHPFFKQIKWDDLLNKKVEPPYKPQLQSDDDISQFDTRFTRQTPVDSPDDSSLSQSGELTFAGFTYVAPSVLDSLKEGFSFEPRMRPARRHNSSPRTPNRISPSAE; translated from the exons ATGGCCGGAGTGTTCGATATAGACTTGGAGACTGAGGATCTCAGTGAATCAGAG GATGATGTTTGTGATGGCACCGTAACTGAACCAGACAA TGTGCAAAAAGAAGAGGTGGAGCTGACCAGTGAATCTGTTAATAGAGACTGTGAGAGAGTTGGACCAGATTTCTTTGAGCTTCTCACTGTGCTTGGAAAAGGAGCCTATggcaag GTTTTCCAGGTGAGGAAAGTTCGAGGTGCCATGTCAAACAAAATATTCGCCATGAAGGTTCTCAGAAAG GCCAAAATTGTTTGCAATGCTAAAGACACTGCACATACGCGAGCAGAGAGGGAGATCCTCGAGACAGTGAGACATTCTTTCATCGTGGATCTCTTCTATGCCTTTCAGACTGGTGGTAAACTCTACCTCATACTGGAGTACCTAAGTG GAGGAGAGCTATTCATGCAATTGGAGAAGGAAGGCATCTTCATGGAAGACACTGCTTG TTTCTATCTAGGAGAAATCATATTGGCTCTTGGGCACCTCCACTCTAATGGAATTATTTACAGAGACCTCAAACCTGAAAACGTCATGCTTAATCACCAAG GACACATCAAGCTAACGGACTTCGGCCTCTGTAAGGAGTCAATTCATTATGGaagtgtcacacacacattctgcgGCACCATTGAGTACAT GGCCCCTGAGATCCTTACAAGGTCAGGCCATAACAGAGCAGTAGACTGGTGGAGCCTTGGAGCCCTGATGTATGACATGATGACTGGATCG CCTCCATTCACAGCGGAGAACAGAAAAAAGACCATTGATAAAATTTTGAAATGCAAACTTAACCTACCTCCGTATCTGACCATAGATGCCAAGGACCTCATCAAGAAG CTGTTGAAGAAGAATCCCGCCCAAAGACTTGGCTCCAGTAAAGCAGACTGTGATGATATCAAA aGACATCCATTCTTCAAGCAAATCAAGTGGGATGATCTTCTAAATAAGAAAGTTGAGCCACCATACAAGCCACAGCTG CAGTCCGATGACGATATAAGCCAGTTTGACACCAGATTTACCAGACAGACACCAGTGGACAGTCCAGATGATTCCTCACTCAGCCAAAGCGGAGAGCTCACCTTTGCT GGTTTCACCTATGTGGCTCCTTCAGTCCTGGACAGTTTAAAAGAAGGTTTCTCCTTTGAACCCCGAATGCGGCCTGCTCGCCGACACAACAGTAGTCCACGCACACCTAACAG GATTTCACCAAGCGCTGAATGA
- the LOC133151183 gene encoding ribosomal protein S6 kinase beta-2-like isoform X1, producing the protein MAGVFDIDLETEDLSESEDDVCDGTVTEPDNVQKEEVELTSESVNRDCERVGPDFFELLTVLGKGAYGKVFQVRKVRGAMSNKIFAMKVLRKAKIVCNAKDTAHTRAEREILETVRHSFIVDLFYAFQTGGKLYLILEYLSGGELFMQLEKEGIFMEDTACFYLGEIILALGHLHSNGIIYRDLKPENVMLNHQGHIKLTDFGLCKESIHYGSVTHTFCGTIEYMAPEILTRSGHNRAVDWWSLGALMYDMMTGSPPFTAENRKKTIDKILKCKLNLPPYLTIDAKDLIKKLLKKNPAQRLGSSKADCDDIKRHPFFKQIKWDDLLNKKVEPPYKPQLQSDDDISQFDTRFTRQTPVDSPDDSSLSQSGELTFAGFTYVAPSVLDSLKEGFSFEPRMRPARRHNSSPRTPNSPLKFSPAGPFKSNIDGEPGPFSPKSSSVSSSPVPKENGSASMPIKTPARNNKVKGHHR; encoded by the exons ATGGCCGGAGTGTTCGATATAGACTTGGAGACTGAGGATCTCAGTGAATCAGAG GATGATGTTTGTGATGGCACCGTAACTGAACCAGACAA TGTGCAAAAAGAAGAGGTGGAGCTGACCAGTGAATCTGTTAATAGAGACTGTGAGAGAGTTGGACCAGATTTCTTTGAGCTTCTCACTGTGCTTGGAAAAGGAGCCTATggcaag GTTTTCCAGGTGAGGAAAGTTCGAGGTGCCATGTCAAACAAAATATTCGCCATGAAGGTTCTCAGAAAG GCCAAAATTGTTTGCAATGCTAAAGACACTGCACATACGCGAGCAGAGAGGGAGATCCTCGAGACAGTGAGACATTCTTTCATCGTGGATCTCTTCTATGCCTTTCAGACTGGTGGTAAACTCTACCTCATACTGGAGTACCTAAGTG GAGGAGAGCTATTCATGCAATTGGAGAAGGAAGGCATCTTCATGGAAGACACTGCTTG TTTCTATCTAGGAGAAATCATATTGGCTCTTGGGCACCTCCACTCTAATGGAATTATTTACAGAGACCTCAAACCTGAAAACGTCATGCTTAATCACCAAG GACACATCAAGCTAACGGACTTCGGCCTCTGTAAGGAGTCAATTCATTATGGaagtgtcacacacacattctgcgGCACCATTGAGTACAT GGCCCCTGAGATCCTTACAAGGTCAGGCCATAACAGAGCAGTAGACTGGTGGAGCCTTGGAGCCCTGATGTATGACATGATGACTGGATCG CCTCCATTCACAGCGGAGAACAGAAAAAAGACCATTGATAAAATTTTGAAATGCAAACTTAACCTACCTCCGTATCTGACCATAGATGCCAAGGACCTCATCAAGAAG CTGTTGAAGAAGAATCCCGCCCAAAGACTTGGCTCCAGTAAAGCAGACTGTGATGATATCAAA aGACATCCATTCTTCAAGCAAATCAAGTGGGATGATCTTCTAAATAAGAAAGTTGAGCCACCATACAAGCCACAGCTG CAGTCCGATGACGATATAAGCCAGTTTGACACCAGATTTACCAGACAGACACCAGTGGACAGTCCAGATGATTCCTCACTCAGCCAAAGCGGAGAGCTCACCTTTGCT GGTTTCACCTATGTGGCTCCTTCAGTCCTGGACAGTTTAAAAGAAGGTTTCTCCTTTGAACCCCGAATGCGGCCTGCTCGCCGACACAACAGTAGTCCACGCACACCTAACAG TCCTCTGAAATTTTCCCCTGCTGGGCCCTTCAAGTCAAATATTGATGGAGAGCCAGGACCTTTTTCTCCCAAGTCTTCGTCAGTATCTTCATCCCCTGTGCCAAAGGAGAACGGATCTGCCAGTATGCCTATCAAGACCCCTGCCAGGAACAATAAGGTGAAGGGACATCACAGATGA